From Gimesia panareensis, the proteins below share one genomic window:
- a CDS encoding LamG-like jellyroll fold domain-containing protein — protein MMKDKMYWLLILVCVLICRDPLLAQAEETLVGNWRLNGSARDQSSFQNHGINHGVKLKAGQPADFDGGTAYIEVPDSRSLSLGTGDFSISMTVNTSADLGDVIGTLCSKYDRKTRRGFQLSIKNHAGVTSSQSNWRNLQFGIDNGRVDAKWTDHGQLGNAILIYSMAVHDGKLFAGTCVPGREAAGHVYQYVAGQDWIDCGTPDLCNAVTSLAVYQGNLYAGTGKYRLKGSSLSESENPHLGGNVYRYLGEGKWEYCGNLPGVEAINGMVVYRGKLYASSMYAPAAFYRYDGGTTWTSCGVPEGKRVESLAVYNGDLYATGYDEGAVYRYDGQQWSHAGKVGEATQTYGFTVYEGNLYVSEWPHAEVYRYAGEKRWVLAGRLGAEKESMPLVVYNGAMYAGSLPLAEVYRYNGGVDWKNMGQLDLTPDVRYRRVWSMAVYQGRLFAGTLPAGRVKSIEAGKSVTYDTALKPGWRQIVAVKEKSHLKLYVDGKLVATSTAFDMAEYDLSNAEPFKIGFGAHDYLHGKLKDVKFFKRALTADEVLSQFKQSAD, from the coding sequence ATGATGAAAGACAAGATGTACTGGCTGTTGATCCTGGTTTGTGTGTTGATCTGCAGAGATCCGCTGTTGGCTCAGGCAGAAGAGACGCTGGTTGGTAACTGGCGGCTCAACGGAAGCGCGCGGGATCAGAGTTCCTTTCAGAATCATGGGATCAATCACGGTGTCAAATTGAAAGCGGGCCAGCCTGCTGACTTCGATGGTGGCACTGCTTATATTGAAGTTCCAGATTCCAGGTCGCTGTCTCTGGGGACAGGAGACTTTTCGATTTCAATGACAGTCAATACCAGTGCGGACCTGGGTGATGTGATCGGTACCTTATGCAGCAAGTATGACCGTAAAACGAGGCGCGGCTTTCAGCTGAGCATCAAAAATCATGCCGGGGTGACCAGCAGCCAGTCGAACTGGCGAAACCTGCAGTTCGGTATCGACAATGGCCGAGTCGATGCGAAGTGGACTGATCATGGGCAACTTGGAAACGCGATTCTGATTTACAGCATGGCCGTTCACGATGGCAAACTGTTTGCAGGCACGTGTGTACCGGGCAGGGAAGCGGCCGGTCATGTTTATCAATATGTCGCTGGTCAGGACTGGATTGACTGCGGTACGCCGGATTTGTGCAATGCCGTGACTTCTCTGGCAGTCTACCAGGGGAATCTCTATGCGGGCACGGGCAAGTATCGGCTGAAGGGATCCTCGCTGTCAGAATCGGAAAATCCCCACCTGGGGGGGAATGTCTATCGTTACCTGGGAGAGGGAAAGTGGGAATATTGCGGCAATCTGCCGGGCGTCGAAGCGATCAACGGCATGGTGGTCTACCGGGGAAAGCTGTATGCCTCATCCATGTATGCACCGGCTGCATTCTATCGATATGATGGCGGAACGACATGGACCTCCTGTGGCGTTCCTGAAGGGAAGCGGGTGGAGTCCCTGGCTGTCTATAATGGGGACCTGTATGCCACCGGATATGACGAAGGAGCCGTTTACCGGTATGACGGCCAGCAGTGGTCGCATGCCGGAAAGGTAGGAGAAGCGACTCAGACCTATGGTTTTACTGTTTATGAAGGGAATCTGTATGTCAGCGAATGGCCGCATGCCGAGGTCTACCGCTATGCAGGAGAGAAACGCTGGGTGCTGGCGGGGCGACTGGGAGCAGAGAAAGAAAGTATGCCTCTGGTCGTCTATAACGGGGCCATGTATGCCGGTTCCTTACCTTTGGCCGAAGTCTACCGTTACAACGGAGGCGTGGACTGGAAGAATATGGGGCAGCTCGATCTGACTCCCGATGTCCGCTATCGGCGTGTCTGGTCGATGGCCGTTTATCAGGGGCGGTTGTTTGCCGGAACCTTACCGGCAGGTCGCGTGAAATCGATCGAAGCAGGGAAGAGCGTGACTTACGATACGGCTTTGAAACCAGGCTGGCGGCAGATTGTGGCTGTGAAAGAAAAGTCGCATCTCAAGCTGTATGTGGATGGCAAGCTGGTCGCAACTTCGACTGCCTTTGATATGGCTGAGTATGATTTATCGAATGCGGAACCGTTCAAGATCGGCTTTGGTGCTCACGATTACCTTCATGGGAAGCTGAAAGATGTCAAGTTCTTTAAGCGTGCCTTAACTGCGGATGAAGTCTTGAGCCAATTTAAGCAGAGTGCAGACTGA